The genomic interval GCTCGCCGCCGGATGGTCCTGCGCCGCTCTTCTCTCGGCTCTCTCGCGTGCGGGCCGACGCAGCCATGGATGGGCTCCTGAGGTTCGGGGGAAATGGTGCGGCCAGGGTAGCCGCTCGCTTCCGGGATCGATCGCCTGCGGCCGCCGGAAGCGGCGTCGGACGGAGGCGCCAGAGCGTGCCCGTGATTGTCAACAATATTGTCAACATATAGTGTTCGAGCAGCAGCCCTTCCGTACGGGACTGCCGACGAGGAGGTGGATCGATGAGCAGGCAGACTGCCGTCCCGAGCCGTCTGATGCGAGGTGGGACGTCCCGCGGGCCGTTCTTCCGCGCCGAGGATCTTCCTCGCGATGTCCGAACGCGTGATCGGGTCCTGCTCTCGGTCCTCGGCAGTCCGCACCCTCTCCAGGTCGACGGCATCGGCGGTGGGCATCCCCTGACCAGCAAAGCCGGCATCGTCGAACCGTCGAGCGTCCCCGGCGTGGATCTCGACTTCACCTTCGCGCAGATGCAACCGGATTCGGACGTCGTCCAGACAACGGCCAACTGCGGGAACATGCTCGCCGCGGTGCTGCCCTTCGCGATCGAGACGGGAATGATCCGTCCCGAGCACGACACCACCTCGCGGGTCGTCCGCACCGTGAACACCGGGCTCGTGGTGCAGGCGGAGGTCCGCACGCCGCGAGACCGGAACGGGGAGCGCTACGTCGAGTACGAGGGCGACTGCGCCATCGACGGCGCCCCGGGCAGCGGAAGCCCCGTCTTCCTGACCTTCCTCGACACGGCAGGGTCCGTGGCCCCCTCGCTCCTGCCCACGGGGAACCTCGTCGACGACCTGACCATCGGACACGGGGAGTCGTTCCGTGCGACCCTCATCGACAACGGGCAGCCCCTCGTGCTCCTGGACGCCCGTGACCTGGGCATCGAGGGCACGGAGGATCCTGCTCGCCTCGGGGCGGACCGCGGGCTGCGCACCACTCTGGAGTCGCTGCGGATACGCGCGGGGGAGCTGATGGGACTGGGCGATGTCAGCGCCGCGAACTACCCCAAGATGACCCTCCTCTCGGCCCCTCGGTCGGGCGGTGCCGTCGCCACGCGCAGCTTCATCCCGCACACGGTCCACACATCGATCGGAGTGCTCGCCGCGCTCACCGTCGCGACCGCCGCGTGCATGCCGGGCAGCGTGGCCGCGGAGCTCGGCCGGCCCGGCAGCGGGGTCCGCCGTCGACTGGCCATCGAGCACCCGAGCGGAGCGCTCGAGATCGACATGCGGATGTCTGACGAGGGGACGGTCGAGGCGGTCGGGATCACGCGCACGGCGCGCACGCTGATGGCGGGAACCGTTGAGGTCCCTGGGCAAGTCTGGGACGGAACGCAGGGAGAGAGCCGATGATCATCGACTGCCATGGACATTTCACGACGGCGCCGGAGTCGCTGGGAGGCTGGCGGGAGGCGCAGAAGGCCTCGCTGCGCGGGGGACCCGCGCCCGCGATCGACGGGCCGAAGATCTCCGACGACGAGCTGCGCGAGGCGGTCGAGCCCCAACAGCTGAGGCTGATGGACGAGCGCGGTATCGATCTGACGCTGATCTCGCCGCGCGCCTCGTTCATGGAGCACCACGTCGGTGATCTGAGGACGTCCCGGGACTGGGCCAGGATCTGCAACGATCTGTGCGCCCGCCTGGCCGGCCTGTATCCCGACCGGTTCGCGCCCGTCGCGATGCTGCCGCAGTCGCCCGGTGCCGATCCGGCGACGTCCATCCCCGAACTGGAGCGCTGCGTCGAGGAGCACGACGTGGTGGGCGTGAACCTCAATCCCGACCCCTCGGGCGGGCATTGGACGTCCCCACCGCTCACGGACCCCTCCTGGTACCCGCTCTACGAGTCGATGATCGAGCACGGACTGCCGGCCATGGTCCACGTCTCCACCTCCGTGAACCCCGCGTTCCACACCACGGGTGCCCACTACCTCAACGCCGACACCACTGCGGTCATGCAGCTGATCCAAGGGGACCTGTTCACGCGCTATCCCGACCTGCAGCTGGTCGTCCCGCACGGCGGAGGAGCCGCCCCGTACCACTGGGGGCGCCTCCGTGGTCTCGCGATGGCCCTCGACAAGCCGCCGCTGGAAGAGCATCTGCTGCGCAACGTCCACTTCGACACCTGCGTCTACCACCAGCCGGGGATCGACGAGCTGCTGCGCGTCATCCCCAGCCGGAACATCCTGTTCGCCTCGGAGATGATCGGCGCCGTGCGCAGCATCGACCCCACCACAGGCCACGCGTTCGATGACACGCTGCGGTACCTCGACGCCGCCTCGATCACCTCCGAGGAGCGCGCAGCGATCCGAGAGGGCAACGCCCGTCGGGTCTATCCGCGTCTCGAGCGGCGGATCGCCCGGGCGACCGCCGCCTGAGCGCCCCTCCATGCCCCGTGCCGAGGGGCTCATGACTGCAACACGA from Brachybacterium kimchii carries:
- a CDS encoding 4-oxalomesaconate tautomerase, translated to MSRQTAVPSRLMRGGTSRGPFFRAEDLPRDVRTRDRVLLSVLGSPHPLQVDGIGGGHPLTSKAGIVEPSSVPGVDLDFTFAQMQPDSDVVQTTANCGNMLAAVLPFAIETGMIRPEHDTTSRVVRTVNTGLVVQAEVRTPRDRNGERYVEYEGDCAIDGAPGSGSPVFLTFLDTAGSVAPSLLPTGNLVDDLTIGHGESFRATLIDNGQPLVLLDARDLGIEGTEDPARLGADRGLRTTLESLRIRAGELMGLGDVSAANYPKMTLLSAPRSGGAVATRSFIPHTVHTSIGVLAALTVATAACMPGSVAAELGRPGSGVRRRLAIEHPSGALEIDMRMSDEGTVEAVGITRTARTLMAGTVEVPGQVWDGTQGESR
- a CDS encoding amidohydrolase family protein, with protein sequence MIIDCHGHFTTAPESLGGWREAQKASLRGGPAPAIDGPKISDDELREAVEPQQLRLMDERGIDLTLISPRASFMEHHVGDLRTSRDWARICNDLCARLAGLYPDRFAPVAMLPQSPGADPATSIPELERCVEEHDVVGVNLNPDPSGGHWTSPPLTDPSWYPLYESMIEHGLPAMVHVSTSVNPAFHTTGAHYLNADTTAVMQLIQGDLFTRYPDLQLVVPHGGGAAPYHWGRLRGLAMALDKPPLEEHLLRNVHFDTCVYHQPGIDELLRVIPSRNILFASEMIGAVRSIDPTTGHAFDDTLRYLDAASITSEERAAIREGNARRVYPRLERRIARATAA